TCGATTCACCGGAATAGTTCTGCCAGTTCGTGTTCGTCACGAAGCTGACCGCGGTGTTCCAAGCCAGCGCGGGCGTCATCTCGGTACCGGGATCGTTCAGGTGCAGCGGAAGTCTGCCCTGGACCAGCTGGAAGAAGAACAGGAACAGGATGCCGACCGCCGAGAAGGCCAGCACACTGCGGGCGTACACCGACCAGGTCTGCTCGACATCGGGCTGGGCGCCGATCACCCGGTAAACGACGCGTTCCACGCGAGAATGCTTGCGGCCGCTGTACACCCGGTACATGTAGTCGCCGAGCGGCACATGAACCAGCACGAGCGCCAGCACCAGGGACGCCACGAAGGCGATCCCCGCGGTTGTCGTGTTCACCTAGAACCTCTCGGGAAACAGCAGCGCCACGACCAGGTAGACAGCGACGCCGACAGCGAGAACCAGACCGGCCAGGTTCGCGATCACAGCTTCTCCACCCCACGCTGGATCAGTCCCAGCAGCGCGAACGCCGCCACGGTGAGCGCCGTGAACAGCACGACAGACATGACTCGACAACCTCCATCCGCGCGCCATGGTGGAGCACGCCAGAGCGAGTCAAGCGTCCCGGCGCCCGTAGGAGGCGATTCCTTACGACTCCTTAGCGCCCCGGGATTCCGCATTTGCGGTTCGTTAACGGCACCACCACCGGCCACCAGCGATCGGTCAGCCGCAGCCTGCGCACCTCCACGGTCGCCACCCGCACATCGAGCACTGCCGGACGAAGTCCGTCCACAGCCCTGCGCCGGGCCGAGCGCAGGCGAGGCAGCCGCACACACGGCACGCTGTCCGGTACAGAGCGATCACCGGTTCCTTGTCGTGATCCGCACGACCATGTCCCACCAGGGCGGGCGATCGTATCCGCCGAAAGGAAGCTGTCAAAGAAGAGCGCCGGACCGTTAACAGACCGTAAAGATCGGGGTCTGTGGGTATCCCGGCGGTAGAAGTGGAGAGCCGGTCAGGCGGACGACTCCAGCGCAACCGGCGGTGTCTCATCGGAAGAAGGGTCGTCATGTCGGCAGTCGCCGTTGCCGTTCTCGTCGGGTTCGTGTGCTGTGCATTGATCATCCGGGTCCTGGGCAGTCGCGCGCAGTCGCGCCGACCGCAGGTTGTGGTCGTCGCGGGCGACCGCGCCGAGCGGTGGCGCACGAACAAGCCAGGGGCGTTCGATGTCTGAGCGGGCGCAGCACGCCGGTTCGATCGAGGGTTGCTCGGCCCGGGACTCGCGGCGCGCGATGATGAAGGCGTGAAACGCGGCCAGCTGCGCATCTACCTGGGCGCCGCGCCGGGAGTCGGCAAGACCTACGCCATGCTCGGCGAGGCACACCGGCGGCTGGAGCGTGGCCGCGACGTGGTGGCCGCGGTCGTCGAGACGCACGGCAGGGAGAAGACCGCGCAGCTGCTCGAGGGCATCGAGCGCATTCCGCCGAAGCTGATCGAGTATCGCGGAACCACGTTTCCGGAGCTCGACGTCGAGGCGGTGCTGAAGCGCGCGCCCGCGGTGGTGCTGGTCGACGAGCTCGCGCACACGAACACGCCGGGCAGCACGCACGAGAAGCGCTGGCAGGACGTGGCGGATCTGCTCGACGCCGGCATCGACGTGATCTCCACGGTCAATGTGCAGCACCTGGAGAGCCTCAACGACGTCGTCGAGCAGATCACCGGCATCCAGCAGCGCGAAACCGTGCCGGACGCCGTGGTGCGCGGCGCGGACCAGGTGGAGCTGGTCGATATCACGCCGGAGGCGTTGCGGCGCAGGCTATCCCACGGCAACGTATACGCCGCCGAGAAGATCGACGCGGCGATGCGCAACTATTTCCGGGCCGGAAACCTCACGGCATTGCGCGAGTTGGCGCTGCTGTGGCTGGCCGACCAGGTCGACGCAGCGCTGGCCAAGTATCGCGCCGACCACAAGATCACCGAGCTGTGGGAGGCGCGGGAGCGGGTCGTGGTCGCGGTGACCGGCGGCCCGGAGTCGGAGACCATCGTGCGCAGGGCGAGCCGGATCGCCACGAAATCCAGCGCCGACCTGGTGGTGGTGCACGTCGTGCGCGGCGACGGGCTGGCCGGGGTCTCCACCGAGCGCCTCGCCAGGCTCCGTGAGCTCGCGGCCAGCCTGGACGCCTCGCTGCACACCGTCACCGGCGACGACGTGCCCTCGGCCCTGCTGGAGTTCGCGCGCGAGGCGAACGCCACCCAGCTGGTACTCGGCACCTCGCGGCGCTCGCGCTGGGCACGGATGTTCGACGAGGGCATCGGGTCGACCGTGGTGCAGCACTCCGCGAAGATCGACGTGCACATGGTGACGCATGAGGAGGCCCACCGCGGTTTGCGCCGGTACGCGTTCCGGCCGCGCAGACCCGTGACCGCCTGGCTCGCCGCGGTTCTCGTGCCCGTGCTGGTGTGCGCGGTCAGCTCCACGTACCTGGACAGCGTGCTGGATCTCGGCGGGCTCAGCGCGGTGTTCGTGGTCGGCGTCGTCGCGGTGGCGTTGCTGGGCGGCATTGTGCCCGCGTCGGCATCGGCGCTGCTGTCCGGCCTGCTGTTGAACTGGTTCTTCGCGCCGCCGCGCTACAGCCTGACCATCGCCGAGCCGGACAGCTTCGTCACGGTGATCGTGCTGCTCATCGTCGCCGTCGCGGTCGCGGCGCTGGTCGACGTGGCCGCGAAGCGGACAAGGCAGGCGCGCAAAGCCTCTCGGCAGGCCGAACTGCTGACCATGTTCTCCGGCGCCGTCCTGCACGGCGCGGATCTGCCCAAGCTGCTCGAACAGATCAGAGAGACCTTCACCCAACGCGCGGTCAGCCTGGTGGCGGGCGACCTGGTGCTTGCCGAGGTCGGCATCGACCCGCCGCGCCTGCCGGCCGACGCGAGCACCGTGGTCGAGGCGGGCGACGCGCACCACTGGCTGCTGCTCGCGGGCCGACCGCTGCCGACGGCCGACCGTACCGTCCTCAACGCGGTGGCCAATCAGGCGGTCGGACTGGTGCGGCAGTCCCGCCTCGCCGAGGAGGCCGGCGCCGCGGCGGCGCTGTTGGAAGCCGACCGGCTACGCCGGGCGCTGCTCTCGGCGGTCAGCCACGACCTGCGCACGCCCCTGGCGGGAGCCAAGGCCGCCGTCTCCAGCCTGCGCAGCGACGACATCGAATTCTCCCCGGAGGACACCGCCGAACTGCTGGAGACAATCGAGGAGTCGGTGGATCAGCTCACCGCGCTGGTCGGCAACCTGCTCGACTCGTCGCGGCTCGCGGTCGGCGTGGTGACGCCGCAGCTGCGGCGGGTGTACCTGGACGAGGTAGCGCACCGCGCGCTGGTGAGCGTCGGAATGGGCGCGCGCGGGCTGCGACGCGCCGCAATGGACCGGGTCGGGGTCGACGTCGGCGACATCTCGGTGCGGGCCGATGGCGGCCTGCTGGAACGGGTGCTGGCCAACCTGATCGACAACGCGCTGCGTCACGCGCCACGCGATACCCCGGTCCGGATCACCGCCGACCGCACCGGCGACCGCGTCTCGGTCGCCGTCGTCGACACCGGTCCCGGCGTCCCGCACGGCGCGGAGGAGCAGCTCTTCGAGCCGTTTCAGCGCCTCGGCGATCGAGACAACACCACGGGTGTCGGGCTCGGTCTGTCGGTGGTGCGCGGATTCGTAGAGGCGATGGGCGGGACGGTGCACGCCGAGCCGACGCCGGGGGGAGGATTGACCATGCTGGTCGATCTGCCTGCGGACGAGTTACGGCCCCCCGACGACGCGGGCGCGGATGTCCCGCACGAAACGACAAGCGCAGGTGAGTGAGGTGTCCCTGACAGCACAGGAGGCGGTGGTGACGAAAACACCCGAGGCGGTGGCGACCAAGGTACTCGTGGTCGACGACGAACCGCAGATCGTGCGCGCGCTGCGGATCAACCTGTCGGTTCGCGGCTACGAGGTGATCACCGCGGCGACCGGTGGCGCCGCCCTGCGCGCGGCCGCCGACAAACATCCGGACGTGGTGATCCTCGACCTCGGCCTACCCGACATGGACGGCATCGAGGTACTCGCCGGGCTGCGCGGCTGGACGTCGGCGCCGGTGATCGTGCTGTCCGCGCGGACCGACTCGACCGACAAGGTCGAGGCGCTCGACGCGGGCGCCGACGACTACGTCACCAAGCCGTTCGGAATGGACGAGCTGCTTGCCCGGCTGCGCGCCGCCGTCCGCCGCGGCGCCACCGACACCGACGCGTCGGACCCCGTGGTGGTGACCTCGTCGTTCACCGTCGACCTGGCCGCCAAGAAGGTCACCAAGCACGGCGAGACCGTGCACCTGACGCCGACCGAGTGGGGCATGCTCGAGATGCTGGTGCGCAACCGCGGCAAGCTGGTCGGACGACGTGAGCTGCTGCGCGAGGTGTGGGGTCCGTCCTACGCCACCGAAACGCACTATCTGCGGGTATATCTGGCGCAGCTGCGGCGCAAGCTGGAAGTCGATCCGTCACACCCGAGACACCTGCTCACCGAGGCCGGGATGGGCTACCGGTTTCAGGAGTAGTAATCCCAGCCACCGTCCGGTGACCGTCAGGAATGGCGCACGCGACCCCGGCGTTGCCAGGCGCGCGAGCTGATTTCGACGAGAATGGCAGGATCGAACCATGGCTGAACAGACCGCTACACCCGCCACCGCCACCGCGGCGCCGGTCGAGCATGGCCCGACCACACTGTGGGTCGAGCGCACCGGGACCAGGGCCTACACCGGTCGCAGCTCCCGCGGCGCCGAGGTCCGGATCGGGTCGCAGGGCGTCGCCGGCGTGTTCACACCGGGCGAGCTGCTGAAGATCGCCTTGGCTGCCTGCTCGGGCCTGAGTGCGGATTTCCCACTGTCGCGCAAGCTCGGCGAGAACTTCGACGCGACCATCCGGGTGTCCGGCGACGCCGATCGGGAGAACGAGGTCTACCCACAGCTGGACGAGGTGTTCGAGCTCGACCTCAGCGAACTCGACGACGAGGCACGCGAGCGGTTGCTCGTCACCGTGCAGCGCGCGATCGACAAGGTGTGCACCGTCGGGCGGACGCTGCGGGCCGGATCCAAGGTGACCTTGTCGTTCGACGTCGAGGCCTGATGGACGACCCCATTCGGTTGAGCGCCTGGGTGCACGGCTGGGTCCAGGGAGTGGGTTTCCGCTGGTGGACACGGGCGCGCGCGTTGGAACTAGGGCTGGTCGGGCACGCGACCAACGCCAGAGACGGCCGCGTGCACGTGGTCGCGCAAGGACCGCGACAGGCTTGCGAAAGGTTGCTCGAGCTCTTGCGTTCCGGGACTCCACCTGGTCGGGTGACCCTGGTTGTGGAAAGCTGGGAGCCCGCGCGGGGTGATTTGACCGGTTTCGAGGAGCGGTAGTGGTAGTTCGGGCGACGAGGGGGGCGCAGCGGTGAGCACGCAGCATCCGGGTGACGGCACGCGTCCCGACAGCCCCGAACCCGAGCGGTCGTCCGCTTCGGAGCATCCGGATACGCCCGCCGCAGCCGGTTCCGAACCCGCGGCCGGTGCGCGATCGGCCCCGGAGCCCGCGCCTGCCGATTCCGCCGAAGCGCAGGATCGGTCGACTCCCACGTCGAGTATGCCGGGCACGACGCCCGCCGATCCGTCGGACGTCGACTGGTCGACGCCGGGCTCGGTGCCGCCCGGAGCCGCGAGCGGCACGGAAGGGCTCGCCGGTCTGGGCGCGGCTCCCGGCACTCCGGGGCCGCCCCGCCGCGGCAGCGTGCAGCGACAGGAAGCGGGGGTTACCAAGCCGCGTCCACCCACGGTGGCCGAAGCGAGGGCCAGAGACAAGGCGCGCAAGCACGCCGAGCAGGCACAGCAGGCCGCCGTCGCGGCTGAGGAGGCCAAGAAGCGCAAGCGCAAGCGGGTCATGATCGGTGGTGTCGCCATTGTCGGCGTCGCCGGTCTGGTCGGCGGCGGCTACCTGGCCTATCGTGCGCTGAACGCGCCGGAACGGGTCACGGCGTACTGCGTGAAGACCGAGAACGGCCAGGAGGTCGTGGTCGACGACGATCACTGCGGCGACGGCCGACCCGGCTTCGTCAGCAATAGCGGTGGCGGTCCAGGTCTCATCATCCTCGGCGGCGGACCGCAGTACCGCTACTACTACGGCGGCACCGGCACCGTCGGCAAGCCGCCGACCGGCGGCACCACGGTCGTACCGCGCAGCGCGGAGATCAAGACCAAGAGCGGAACCACGGTGCAGCGCGGCGGGCTCGGCAGCAAGAGCACCGGCGGGGGGTCGTAGATGCGGCGCGTGCGCGATACGCCCCGGCCGGGCTGGCAGCAGACCATCGAGGGCCAGGGCCTGGTCTACGGTTCACCGGGACGGGACGCGAGCGGCCAGCCGAGGCCGTACTGGGACGAGTCCATCCACTACGAGTTCGATATGCCGGAGATCCTCGCCTTGGAGGCCGACGTCGAACTGCTGCACTCGATGTGCCTGAACGCGGTGGAACACATCGTGCTCACCGAACGGTTCGCCGATTTCGGTCTGCCCGAGTGGAGCTGGGGCCCGATCGCCGAATCCTGGAGGCGCTCCGACCCGTACGTGTACGGGCGTTTCGATCTGCGCTACGACGCGCGCAGGCCCGCGAAACTGCTGGAGTACAACGCGGATACGCCGACCTCGCTGCTGGAGGCTGCGATCGTGCAGTGGCACTGGCTCACCGACCGCTACCCTGGTGGCGACCAGTGGAACTCGTTGCACGAGAAGCTCGTCGAGCGCTGGAGCACGCTGCGCGACGTGCTACCGACGGCACAGCTGCACTTCACCTGGTCCGGCGCGGACGCGACCGGCGAGGACAACGTCACGACGGCGTACCTGCAGGAGACCGCCGCCGAGGCCGGGTTCGACACCATCGCGCTCCCGATCGAGGAGGTCGGATTCGATTCGGAACTGGAACGTTTCGTCGACCTGGCCGAGGCGCCGATCGAGGCGATCTTCAAGCTGTACCCCTGGGAGTGGGCGCTCGACGACGACTTCGGCAAGCGGGTAGTCGACAGCCTGCCGCAGACCATGTGGGTCGAACCGCTGTGGAAGACCCTGCTGAGCAACAAGGCGATCCTCGCCGTGCTGTGGGAGATGTACCCGGGGCACCCGAACCTGTTGCCTGCCTACCTCGATCAACCCAACGAGCTCACCGAGTACATCCGCAAACCGAAGCTGGGACGCGAAGGCGCCAACATGACCATCGTCGGCGCGGGCATGGAAACCGCCACCGGCGGGGTATACGGCGAAGAAGGCTACGTCTACCAATTGCTCGACCCGCTCCCGGAATTCGACGACATGCGCCCGGTGCTCGGCGCCTGGATCGTCGGTGATACCGCGGCGGGCCTCGGCATCCGCGAGACCGCGGGCCTGATCACCGACGACGGCTCCGCCTTCGTTCCACACCGCATCATTACCGACTAGCCCGAATTCACCTCAGCCGCATCGCAACTCACCCGGAAGGACCAAGATGACCGCAGTCGCCCTCGAATCGGGGTACTGGAGCTCGCTCGGCGAGGGCGTGGGAGCGATCATCCTCTACGCCCTGGTCGGCTTGGTGCTCATGCTCGTCGGGTTCTACGCCATCGACCTGACCACGCCGGGCAAGCTGCGCACACTGGTGGTGGCGGGCAAGCCGAACGCCATCGTCGTCACCGCGGCGGGCATGATCAGCATGGCGTTCATCGTCGTGCTTGCCATCTTCGCCGTCGGCGGCGGCGGCAAACTCTCCGAGGGGCTGATCGCCTCGCTCGTGTTCGGCCTGGTCGGAATCGTCGCGCAGGTCATCTCGGTCCGCGTCATCGAGCGGGCGCTCGGCATCGACATCGGCGCCGCTCTGCACTCCGACACCTACACCACCGAGGTTCTGGTCGTGGCCGCCGCGCACTTCGCTCTCGGATTGGTCGTCGCCTTCGCCATTCTGTAAAACCACCACTGACCCGCAGCCGAGGACATCCGACCCCGGCACCGGAGCCGCACCGGCCGAAAGGCTTGCCGCGCGCGGTTGTCGACTCGATCGGGCAAGCCTCCGGCCGCCGATCAGCGACACGCTCGCCGCCGGACGGCGTACTCGTACCGCTCCTCGGTCGAAGCGCCGGGTCAGGTGTCGTCCATGTGCTCGAGGCAGTAGGCCGCCGCCGCGAGGTATTGGCGGCATTCCGGACCGTGGCCTGCGTGAACACTCCGGATGAAGAGCGCGCGGTCCATGTCGAGATCCGTGGTGGGTTCTGCGGTGCAATCCCGGTACCGAGTGCTCCACAGGTCCCGCGTATCCAGTGATGTCTGCATCGTGCACCTCCAAGCCCGCGTGGGTGTCAGTACGAGAGACTTGCCAATGTCGTTATCCCGGGGGCATACCCGTTCGTCTCGGTCGGTAACCTGCCCGCGTCATCGGGTGACCAACCGCCAGTCGTCGGGCAGTCGTGCCGCGGTGATCTGGCCGCCCTCCGCTTCCAAGTCGACGGTGATCGCGCCGAGGCGCAACGCTCGGAGCGAGACCCTGCCCCACGTCAGCGGCAGCTGCGGACGCACGGTGAGGGTGCGGGTCGGCACATCCGGGTCGAGGCCGAGGAACGCGCGCACCAGCAGCAACGGCGCGGCGCTGGCCCACGCCTGCGGCGAGCAGGACGTCGGATACGGAACGGGGCTGGCGAACCGTGACCGCGGAAAGCCACAGAACAGCTCGGGCAGTCGCCCGTCGAAAACCGCTGCCGCGTCCAGCAATCCGGAGGCCAGCTGGGTCGCCAGCTCGACCGCGCCGGGCACGTGCCGGTAGCGCAGCAGGCCGGCCACCGCGATCGCCGTGTCGTGCGGCCAGACCGAGCCGCAGTGGTAGCTCATCGGGTTGTAGGCGCCCATGTTCGACGCCAAGGTGCGCAACCCGAAGCCGGTGTCCATCTCCGGGCCCGACATCCGTGTCACCAGTTCGGCCGCGTGCTCGTCACTCGCGATCCCCGACCAGAGGCAGTGCGCCACATTGCTGGTCAGCGAGTCGACCTGACGCTTGCCGCCGTCCAGAGCGACGGCGTACCAGCCCCGCTCAGGAAGCCAGAACTGCTCGGCGAACTTGCCGCGCAGCTCCGCGGCACGCTCCCGTAGCTGCCCGGCCAACCGGGCGTCATCGAATACCTCGGCAAGGTAGGCCCTGGCGACCAGCGCCGCGTGCACGTATCCCTGCACCTCGCACAGCGCGATCGGCCCCTCGGCGATATGACCGGTGGCATGGTTGATGCCGTCGAAGCTGTCCTTCCAGCCCTGGTTGATCAGCCCGCGGTCGGTCGCGCGGCGATATTCGACGAAACCATCGCCGTCGCGGTCGCCGTAGTCGGTGATCCAGTGCAACGCCGCGTCGGCGGCGGGCAACAGCTCCCTGATCGCCTCGGGATCCGCGCCCCAGCGATGGCATTCGGCCATCAGCATCACGAACAGCGGTGTCGCGTCGGCGGTTCCGTAGTAGATATTGCCGCCGAGTACCTGACCGCCCGCCGGACCGCGACGCATCTCGTGCATGATGCGCCCCGGCTCCTCCTCGGTGAGCGGATTGACCTCCTGGCCTTGCAGTTCCGCCAGCTGCTGCAGCGTGCCGAGCGCCAGGTCGACTTCCAGCGGCAGCGCCATCCACGCGGTGAGCAGACTGTCCCGGCCGAACAGGGTCATGAACCATGGCGCGCCCGCCGCGACGAACGGCCGACCGGCGCCGGTGTCGTCGTGAATCTGCAATGCGCCCAGGTCACTTTCGGTACGGCGCAGCACCCGGGTGAGCACCGGATCCGATGCGACGATGTCGGTGGCGGTATCCCGCCAAGCCTCGATCTTGCGTCCCGGCGCGCTGACGCCGAAGTGCTCGCCGGGGGCGACCGCTTGAAAACGCTGGTTGCCCAATGTCGGCTGGGCGATGATCTCGGTCTGCCAGCACTCACCGACCGGGACGATCACCCGCCATACCAACGTGCCGGGCATCACCTCGGGTTCGACCGTCGCGGAGACGGAGATGCCTCGCATCCGGTCGGTATGGTCGTGCAGCACCAGCTCGCCGTCGGCCACCGTCACGTCGGCCCGTGCGTGCCCGGCACGGCCTTCCTTGACCGCGAAAAGGTCGACGAAATCGGCGTCGACGTGCAGTTCCAGCAAGACCGCCGTCGGCTCACGGCCCATGTTCTCCAACGTCAGCAGCTCGTGCATGCCGTCGGCAACGATCCGCTCGCGCACCACCAGCAACGTGCTGTCGGCCAGGCCCGCCTGTGGCGGCCTGCGCAGCACGAACCTGGCGGCGAACGCCTCAGGGCTCAGCACCGACAGCGGTTCGGCGGGTTTGCCGTTCACCAGCAGCTCCCACCGGGACAGCACGCGCGCGTCCCGGAAGAACAGGCCGTGCGGTTTGCCCAGCTCGACATCGCCGAGCCGGTTCGACAGGCAGAAGGTGCCGCCTTCTACCAAGGTGACAGAGCCACACCCCCCGAATCCGGTGGGCTCACCGGAATTCAGGGGGGCCGGGCTCAAAGGTGCCGTTCCCGTCACGCGAATCCGCTCGCCGGGATCCTGACCGACGGGATGACCGGGGCCGTCGGCTCGAACGGCATGGCTCCGAACCGCTTCCTGGACCACAACAGCTTGCGGTACACCTGCTCGTAGCCCCGACCGAGGGTATCGGCACCGAACTTCGCCTGCACATGGCGCCTGCAGGCAACCGGGTCCATCGCCTGAACCTCCGCGATGGCCGCGGGCAGCTCGGCGGGGTCGTCACAGATGCGGCCGGTCACGCCGTCGACGACCACCTCGGAGACCGCGCCACCGCGCAACGCGACCACCGGCGTGCCACAGACCATGGATTCGATCATCACCATGCCGAACGGTTCCTCCCAGCGAATCGGGAACAACAGGCAACGCGCATTGGCCAGCAGCTTACGCTTGGCGGCCGCGTCGGCGAGGCCGAATACGTGGTCGTTTTCGGTAAGCAGCGGGCGGACCTTCTCCTCGAAGTATGCCTGCTCGGCCCGTTCGCTGCACTTGCCTGCCAGCACCAGTGGGATGCCCGCCGCGTGCGCGGCCTCCAGCGCGAGGTGCGGTGCCTTGCAGGTATTGAACCGGCCGAGAAACAGGGCGTAGTCGTCTTTCTCGACGCGGAACGGCCACTCGTCGACGTGCAACGCATTGTGCACGCGCCCAGCCCAGTTCAGGTCCGGTGCGAGCTCCCGCTGCCGGTCGCTGATCGCCACCAGCGCGACCTCGTCGCCCAGTTCCTGGTAGTACCGGTAGGAGTCGTCCTCCACCGGCCCGTGCACCGTGAGCACCGTCGGCAGGCCGAGGCGCTGGAAGGCGGGAGCATTGA
The DNA window shown above is from Nocardia sp. NBC_01730 and carries:
- the kdpF gene encoding K(+)-transporting ATPase subunit F, coding for MARGWRLSSHVCRAVHGAHRGGVRAAGTDPAWGGEAVIANLAGLVLAVGVAVYLVVALLFPERF
- a CDS encoding sensor histidine kinase KdpD, with the protein product MKRGQLRIYLGAAPGVGKTYAMLGEAHRRLERGRDVVAAVVETHGREKTAQLLEGIERIPPKLIEYRGTTFPELDVEAVLKRAPAVVLVDELAHTNTPGSTHEKRWQDVADLLDAGIDVISTVNVQHLESLNDVVEQITGIQQRETVPDAVVRGADQVELVDITPEALRRRLSHGNVYAAEKIDAAMRNYFRAGNLTALRELALLWLADQVDAALAKYRADHKITELWEARERVVVAVTGGPESETIVRRASRIATKSSADLVVVHVVRGDGLAGVSTERLARLRELAASLDASLHTVTGDDVPSALLEFAREANATQLVLGTSRRSRWARMFDEGIGSTVVQHSAKIDVHMVTHEEAHRGLRRYAFRPRRPVTAWLAAVLVPVLVCAVSSTYLDSVLDLGGLSAVFVVGVVAVALLGGIVPASASALLSGLLLNWFFAPPRYSLTIAEPDSFVTVIVLLIVAVAVAALVDVAAKRTRQARKASRQAELLTMFSGAVLHGADLPKLLEQIRETFTQRAVSLVAGDLVLAEVGIDPPRLPADASTVVEAGDAHHWLLLAGRPLPTADRTVLNAVANQAVGLVRQSRLAEEAGAAAALLEADRLRRALLSAVSHDLRTPLAGAKAAVSSLRSDDIEFSPEDTAELLETIEESVDQLTALVGNLLDSSRLAVGVVTPQLRRVYLDEVAHRALVSVGMGARGLRRAAMDRVGVDVGDISVRADGGLLERVLANLIDNALRHAPRDTPVRITADRTGDRVSVAVVDTGPGVPHGAEEQLFEPFQRLGDRDNTTGVGLGLSVVRGFVEAMGGTVHAEPTPGGGLTMLVDLPADELRPPDDAGADVPHETTSAGE
- a CDS encoding response regulator → MSLTAQEAVVTKTPEAVATKVLVVDDEPQIVRALRINLSVRGYEVITAATGGAALRAAADKHPDVVILDLGLPDMDGIEVLAGLRGWTSAPVIVLSARTDSTDKVEALDAGADDYVTKPFGMDELLARLRAAVRRGATDTDASDPVVVTSSFTVDLAAKKVTKHGETVHLTPTEWGMLEMLVRNRGKLVGRRELLREVWGPSYATETHYLRVYLAQLRRKLEVDPSHPRHLLTEAGMGYRFQE
- a CDS encoding OsmC family protein produces the protein MAEQTATPATATAAPVEHGPTTLWVERTGTRAYTGRSSRGAEVRIGSQGVAGVFTPGELLKIALAACSGLSADFPLSRKLGENFDATIRVSGDADRENEVYPQLDEVFELDLSELDDEARERLLVTVQRAIDKVCTVGRTLRAGSKVTLSFDVEA
- a CDS encoding acylphosphatase, which codes for MDDPIRLSAWVHGWVQGVGFRWWTRARALELGLVGHATNARDGRVHVVAQGPRQACERLLELLRSGTPPGRVTLVVESWEPARGDLTGFEER
- a CDS encoding glutathionylspermidine synthase family protein produces the protein MRRVRDTPRPGWQQTIEGQGLVYGSPGRDASGQPRPYWDESIHYEFDMPEILALEADVELLHSMCLNAVEHIVLTERFADFGLPEWSWGPIAESWRRSDPYVYGRFDLRYDARRPAKLLEYNADTPTSLLEAAIVQWHWLTDRYPGGDQWNSLHEKLVERWSTLRDVLPTAQLHFTWSGADATGEDNVTTAYLQETAAEAGFDTIALPIEEVGFDSELERFVDLAEAPIEAIFKLYPWEWALDDDFGKRVVDSLPQTMWVEPLWKTLLSNKAILAVLWEMYPGHPNLLPAYLDQPNELTEYIRKPKLGREGANMTIVGAGMETATGGVYGEEGYVYQLLDPLPEFDDMRPVLGAWIVGDTAAGLGIRETAGLITDDGSAFVPHRIITD
- a CDS encoding DUF350 domain-containing protein, which gives rise to MTAVALESGYWSSLGEGVGAIILYALVGLVLMLVGFYAIDLTTPGKLRTLVVAGKPNAIVVTAAGMISMAFIVVLAIFAVGGGGKLSEGLIASLVFGLVGIVAQVISVRVIERALGIDIGAALHSDTYTTEVLVVAAAHFALGLVVAFAIL
- a CDS encoding amylo-alpha-1,6-glucosidase, with the protein product MSPAPLNSGEPTGFGGCGSVTLVEGGTFCLSNRLGDVELGKPHGLFFRDARVLSRWELLVNGKPAEPLSVLSPEAFAARFVLRRPPQAGLADSTLLVVRERIVADGMHELLTLENMGREPTAVLLELHVDADFVDLFAVKEGRAGHARADVTVADGELVLHDHTDRMRGISVSATVEPEVMPGTLVWRVIVPVGECWQTEIIAQPTLGNQRFQAVAPGEHFGVSAPGRKIEAWRDTATDIVASDPVLTRVLRRTESDLGALQIHDDTGAGRPFVAAGAPWFMTLFGRDSLLTAWMALPLEVDLALGTLQQLAELQGQEVNPLTEEEPGRIMHEMRRGPAGGQVLGGNIYYGTADATPLFVMLMAECHRWGADPEAIRELLPAADAALHWITDYGDRDGDGFVEYRRATDRGLINQGWKDSFDGINHATGHIAEGPIALCEVQGYVHAALVARAYLAEVFDDARLAGQLRERAAELRGKFAEQFWLPERGWYAVALDGGKRQVDSLTSNVAHCLWSGIASDEHAAELVTRMSGPEMDTGFGLRTLASNMGAYNPMSYHCGSVWPHDTAIAVAGLLRYRHVPGAVELATQLASGLLDAAAVFDGRLPELFCGFPRSRFASPVPYPTSCSPQAWASAAPLLLVRAFLGLDPDVPTRTLTVRPQLPLTWGRVSLRALRLGAITVDLEAEGGQITAARLPDDWRLVTR
- a CDS encoding glycosyltransferase family 4 protein, producing the protein MAAPELLSIDHVGTPFRIAMVVPPYFDVPPKAYGGVEAVVADLVDALVARGHDVTLFGAGEPGTKAKFVPVWDRAQPERLGDPFPEVVHALRVRRAIEKLAATSGVDLVHDHTFAGPLNAPAFQRLGLPTVLTVHGPVEDDSYRYYQELGDEVALVAISDRQRELAPDLNWAGRVHNALHVDEWPFRVEKDDYALFLGRFNTCKAPHLALEAAHAAGIPLVLAGKCSERAEQAYFEEKVRPLLTENDHVFGLADAAAKRKLLANARCLLFPIRWEEPFGMVMIESMVCGTPVVALRGGAVSEVVVDGVTGRICDDPAELPAAIAEVQAMDPVACRRHVQAKFGADTLGRGYEQVYRKLLWSRKRFGAMPFEPTAPVIPSVRIPASGFA